Genomic segment of Marinitoga hydrogenitolerans DSM 16785:
ATGCAGTCCTTGCTGATTGTGATGTTGATGCTGCTAATTTGAATCTAATGTTCAATGGTGAATTAAAAGAAAAATATGATTATTATGGCGGAAAAAAAGCTATAATAGATCAAAATAAATGCGATAAATGTGGTATTTGTAAAAACATCTGCCGATTTGAAGCTATAACCTTTGAGAATGGTATATATGATGTAGATCCATATGCATGTGAAGGCTGTAATGCATGTGTTATAGCTTGTCCTCAAAATGCGATAAAATTAGAAACTGCATTATCTGGAGAATATTATTATTCATCACTTAATGATGAAAAAGATATTGTTCATGCTAATTTAAACCCCGGAGAGGAAACCTCTGGTGGATTAGTAGCAGAAGTTAGAAAATTAGCTATGAATAAAGCCCAGGAAAAAAATAAAGATATTGTATTAATTGATGGCGCTCCTGGTATTGGATG
This window contains:
- a CDS encoding ATP-binding protein, which encodes MKQLAIVSGKGGTGKTTLSSSFGALLNNAVLADCDVDAANLNLMFNGELKEKYDYYGGKKAIIDQNKCDKCGICKNICRFEAITFENGIYDVDPYACEGCNACVIACPQNAIKLETALSGEYYYSSLNDEKDIVHANLNPGEETSGGLVAEVRKLAMNKAQEKNKDIVLIDGAPGIGCPATSSITATDYVVIVTEPTTSGLHDLKRIIETVRHFRRDFGVVINKYDLNSVVSKEIINYCISDGIEVLGEIPFDETVEKSNLEINPVVNYENSPAAKAIKDIFNKVMQKLK